The Nitrospinota bacterium region GGAGCGCCAAGGCCGGCCAGATAAGCGACACCAACGGAAAAATCGAGCAGGCCAAAAAAGAGCTGGACACGCAAAAGAAGATCCGCGAGGAAGTTTCGCGGATGGAGGAGCAGGAGAAGAGGCTTTCGGCCATCATGCGCGCAATCGAGATGCTCATGGACTTCAAGCGCGGCCCGGTGGTGTATCTGGACAACCTGAACGTGGCCCTGCCTACGGAGATATGGCTGACGAACATAGCCGATACGCGCGGCGCGGTCACCATCCAGGGTTATTCGTTTTCGAATACGGCTGTGGCAAGGCTTATGAAGAGCCTGAGCGAGACCGGCCAGTTCTTCAACGTGGACTTGAAGGAGATCACGCAGGCGACCATCGGCAACGAGACGCTGATGAAGTTCACGGTGTCCGGGCTCACCTCCATGGGGGTGAGGATCGCCG contains the following coding sequences:
- a CDS encoding PilN domain-containing protein — encoded protein: MIRINLLADRHAKERLLIQQQVVMGALIILGAILLCGFWWSAKAGQISDTNGKIEQAKKELDTQKKIREEVSRMEEQEKRLSAIMRAIEMLMDFKRGPVVYLDNLNVALPTEIWLTNIADTRGAVTIQGYSFSNTAVARLMKSLSETGQFFNVDLKEITQATIGNETLMKFTVSGLTSMGVRIAEEDKKRAEAEAASKAKKAGAPAAKKEGKE